From Mercenaria mercenaria strain notata unplaced genomic scaffold, MADL_Memer_1 contig_1257, whole genome shotgun sequence:
ATGACCTCATATCCAATTTTCGTCAACTACGCAGCAGCACGTAGCTTACGTACCGGAATAATGTCATCAAAAAAATGGAAGATAAAAATGACTCattgtgttgaaataaaatgcaaaatgatgaTATATTGCTATTTTATATGACAACCTTACGTTACATGATCAGTATATGTTCTGATTCTTCTGtataatatttaatatgtttgAATTGCTTATAAATGTAATAACTTAACGATTTTcgatattttaatttcatataaaatcgtTTGCTATTCAGAACCACTTACTTTGATTCAAAGAGAGGCGAATGAGCTACAGCAAACATGTCAAAGTGTCGCAACGGATGTGCTGTATAAGTCTGAGCTATCTCTACAAAAGTTACGTGctacaacaaaagaaaacatcaCGAAAACAGATGCATCATATCAAACTATACTGAATGAGCTAACGAGAACCATGGAAATCCTTGAAGAGCTGGCATTGGGCATTAAAATGCAACAACAGTCCGAAGAAAAGATGTTCTTGAAACATCTTGAAGATCTGAGAATGGAAAAACCTCTGAACGAGGAAGATGAAAACAAGAGCCTAGAATTGCTTCTTGAGCAATTGTCCTACGTGT
This genomic window contains:
- the LOC128551549 gene encoding uncharacterized protein LOC128551549, yielding MDRLLQRKRKENSTLINAFLTKRLQSMYDNVIGRPISNKYVKPGGFRKYKLEMDRLKRQYKAEMKGVNEYEVQKALIYFIGSKMVRENELMMSEELPEENETCEPLTLIQREANELQQTCQSVATDVLYKSELSLQKLRATTKENITKTDASYQTILNELTRTMEILEELALGIKMQQQSEEKMFLKHLEDLRMEKPLNEEDENKSLELLLEQLSYVSFSEDLDF